The following proteins come from a genomic window of Herpetosiphon gulosus:
- the purM gene encoding phosphoribosylformylglycinamidine cyclo-ligase encodes MTTYKDAGVDIATKMDAIQQMGAAVKATHTPAVLAGLGAFGGCFDLAQVNTSHAQPVLVASTDGVGTKTAVAAAVGDVRTIGADLVNHCINDILCQGATPLFFLDYIAASKLEPAMVVAAVEGLAAACRDAGIALLGGETAEMPGVYHDGAFDVAGTIVGVVDRAHMLDGSAIKPGDVAIALPSTGLHTNGYSLARKVCAPLGYTSQPAILAGQSIGEALLAPHRAYLHEVQALRQAGVAIHGLAHITGGGIWDNIPRVLPANVTVELVRGSWHVPAIFKLIVEQAAMDEHEAHHVLNMGLGMILFIAAEQAEQALATISDAQLVGRVIEQGNQPRVVLVDR; translated from the coding sequence ATGACCACCTATAAGGATGCTGGCGTTGATATTGCAACCAAAATGGATGCGATCCAACAGATGGGAGCCGCAGTCAAGGCCACCCATACGCCAGCAGTGTTGGCAGGTTTAGGCGCGTTTGGCGGCTGTTTTGATTTGGCTCAGGTTAATACCAGCCATGCTCAGCCGGTATTGGTGGCCTCAACCGATGGGGTTGGCACCAAAACGGCGGTGGCCGCAGCCGTTGGCGATGTGCGCACGATTGGGGCAGATTTAGTTAACCATTGTATTAATGATATTTTGTGCCAAGGTGCAACGCCACTCTTTTTTCTCGATTATATTGCTGCCTCGAAGCTTGAACCAGCCATGGTTGTTGCTGCGGTTGAGGGGCTAGCAGCCGCGTGTCGCGATGCTGGAATAGCCTTACTTGGTGGCGAAACTGCCGAAATGCCAGGCGTTTACCACGATGGGGCCTTTGATGTAGCAGGCACAATCGTTGGCGTGGTTGATCGGGCGCATATGCTTGATGGTAGCGCCATCAAACCAGGTGATGTAGCGATTGCCTTGCCTTCGACTGGCTTACACACCAATGGCTATTCCTTGGCGCGGAAAGTTTGCGCACCCTTAGGCTATACCAGTCAACCAGCAATTTTAGCTGGCCAGAGCATTGGCGAGGCATTGTTGGCTCCGCACCGCGCCTATTTGCACGAAGTTCAGGCTTTGCGCCAAGCAGGTGTGGCGATTCATGGCTTGGCCCATATCACTGGCGGCGGCATTTGGGATAACATTCCGCGGGTGTTGCCAGCCAACGTGACCGTCGAATTAGTGCGTGGCTCATGGCACGTGCCAGCAATCTTTAAATTAATTGTTGAACAAGCAGCGATGGATGAACACGAGGCCCATCATGTGCTCAACATGGGCTTGGGAATGATTCTGTTTATTGCGGCTGAACAGGCTGAGCAAGCACTGGCAACCATCAGCGATGCCCAACTGGTCGGGCGTGTGATTGAGCAGGGTAATCAACCGCGAGTGGTGCTAGTAGATCGCTAG
- a CDS encoding GAF domain-containing protein — protein sequence MQKTSTPQLRQFLIDNAEQVIARWVHRLGTAVPKNGVHFPSVHVRRLYELLLTLPAEQTDLELALVELGIDWHAFELTTLIQLSFQLRPAIVDVLQTHKLTRWQSSNELDQLVERCTILLTNHHNTTVQAELREQVAQAEYLLDHQAQMASESDYFALQMSTLYELSQAMSASLDREILEDIGPRILSAFTVERCAIVLRIDDDTWMIEHAWGDDWATLTGQPLDPENLPAALKLATAQGMVQLQPMVEPNSTSWMIDNQGALFVPLRQENNMLGCLVAQGSTLIERIDDVMMNLWRTVANQIVVTLQNIRLYSTVQQLNADLERKVAERTAELSEERDRLEAIADIARDISTLEIDVLLNRILQALANLTGVQHGSVMLIDAATGLLVDRATLAGISHTLGSRRFQIGEGLVGWIAQHRQPALVNDVTNDDRWVQVDAFGQEVGKNTGSLVGMPLIAGDDIVGVLMLSHPKSHFFNQSHMRLLKAIAGEIAIAIYNAQLYEYLAERTIKLSTMLRHQEEVSSQNNAILQSLNDAVIVFNLDRNIILANAAAEAILDRPLDELVTQSFDELLESLHIKLPGDPLGAVLNNPDVAQTQGIIIKRATQSISVTLVPVMTERGELLGACLIGRDITREVESDRLKTEFIGTVSHELRTPMTSIKGYTQLLAMGSLGEVNSTQKEFLNTIAHNSERMIAIINDLLDITKIETGSVELQMARLMVADVMSSVVGNARAEITQRQQEFSLSLAPNLPNIWSDIERIRQVASNVLSNAIKYTPNGGKISVKAFEINVNDIPSKQREGLQVGRRYIALAVQDSGVGIDPSEHEKVFDRFYRTENPLKIEAGGTGLGLSLVRPLIQLMGGRIWLESVVNQGTTFTFIMPVAAD from the coding sequence ATGCAGAAAACGTCTACGCCTCAATTGCGTCAATTTCTGATTGATAATGCTGAGCAAGTGATCGCCCGCTGGGTGCATCGCCTCGGCACTGCTGTGCCCAAAAATGGGGTGCATTTTCCTTCGGTGCATGTGCGGCGTTTATATGAGTTGCTGCTGACGTTACCTGCCGAGCAAACCGATTTGGAGCTAGCCTTGGTCGAGTTAGGCATCGATTGGCATGCCTTTGAATTAACCACCTTGATTCAATTGAGTTTTCAGTTACGCCCGGCAATCGTTGATGTGCTACAAACGCACAAGCTGACGCGCTGGCAATCGTCGAACGAGCTTGATCAATTGGTCGAGCGCTGTACGATTTTGCTCACCAACCATCACAATACCACGGTGCAAGCCGAATTGCGTGAACAGGTGGCTCAAGCCGAATATCTGCTTGATCATCAAGCCCAAATGGCTTCTGAATCCGATTATTTTGCCTTGCAGATGTCTACGCTGTACGAGCTTTCGCAAGCCATGAGCGCCTCGCTGGATCGCGAAATTCTTGAAGATATTGGCCCACGGATTCTCTCAGCCTTTACCGTCGAGCGTTGTGCAATCGTGTTGCGCATCGACGACGATACGTGGATGATCGAACATGCTTGGGGCGATGATTGGGCCACATTAACTGGCCAGCCGCTTGATCCTGAAAATTTGCCCGCTGCGCTCAAACTCGCCACGGCCCAAGGTATGGTCCAACTGCAACCAATGGTCGAGCCAAATAGTACCTCGTGGATGATCGATAACCAAGGAGCGTTGTTTGTGCCGCTGCGCCAAGAAAATAATATGCTTGGCTGTTTGGTGGCTCAAGGCTCAACGTTAATCGAGCGCATCGATGATGTGATGATGAATCTCTGGCGGACGGTTGCCAACCAAATTGTGGTCACGCTGCAAAATATTCGTTTGTATAGCACAGTGCAGCAATTAAACGCCGACCTCGAACGCAAAGTTGCCGAACGTACCGCCGAACTTAGTGAAGAACGCGATCGCCTTGAAGCAATTGCTGATATTGCCCGCGACATTTCGACCCTCGAAATTGATGTGCTGCTCAACCGGATTTTGCAAGCACTGGCCAACTTGACTGGTGTGCAACATGGCTCGGTGATGCTGATAGACGCGGCCACAGGCTTGCTGGTTGATCGGGCAACCTTGGCCGGAATTTCGCATACGCTTGGCTCGCGGCGCTTCCAAATTGGTGAAGGCTTGGTCGGTTGGATCGCCCAACATCGCCAGCCCGCCTTGGTTAACGATGTGACCAACGACGATCGTTGGGTGCAAGTTGATGCTTTTGGCCAAGAGGTGGGCAAAAATACTGGTTCATTGGTCGGCATGCCGCTGATCGCAGGCGATGACATTGTGGGTGTGTTGATGCTTTCGCATCCTAAATCGCACTTTTTCAATCAAAGCCATATGCGTTTGCTCAAAGCAATCGCTGGCGAAATCGCAATTGCCATTTATAACGCTCAACTTTATGAATATTTGGCCGAACGCACAATCAAGCTTTCAACCATGTTGCGTCATCAAGAAGAAGTTTCAAGCCAAAACAACGCTATTTTGCAATCGCTCAACGATGCAGTAATTGTGTTCAATCTTGATCGTAATATTATTTTGGCCAACGCAGCCGCCGAAGCGATTCTGGATCGGCCACTTGATGAGTTGGTGACCCAAAGCTTCGACGAATTGCTCGAATCGTTGCATATCAAATTGCCTGGCGATCCGCTGGGAGCGGTGTTGAACAACCCCGATGTGGCCCAAACTCAAGGCATTATCATCAAACGCGCCACCCAATCGATCAGCGTGACCTTGGTTCCGGTGATGACTGAGCGTGGCGAATTGCTGGGCGCGTGTTTGATTGGCCGCGATATTACCCGCGAAGTCGAATCGGATCGCTTGAAAACTGAGTTTATTGGCACGGTTTCGCACGAGTTGCGCACGCCGATGACCTCAATCAAAGGTTATACCCAGTTGCTGGCGATGGGTTCGTTGGGCGAAGTGAATTCAACTCAGAAGGAATTTCTTAATACCATTGCCCATAACTCTGAGCGGATGATCGCGATTATCAACGATTTGCTGGATATCACCAAGATTGAAACTGGCAGCGTTGAATTGCAAATGGCACGGCTGATGGTGGCCGATGTGATGAGCAGTGTGGTTGGCAATGCTCGTGCCGAAATCACCCAGCGCCAGCAAGAATTCTCGCTGAGCCTCGCGCCCAATTTGCCAAACATCTGGAGCGATATAGAGCGCATTCGCCAAGTGGCCTCGAATGTGCTCTCCAACGCGATCAAATATACCCCCAATGGCGGCAAAATCAGCGTGAAAGCCTTCGAAATCAATGTTAACGATATTCCAAGCAAGCAACGTGAAGGGCTGCAAGTCGGGCGGCGCTATATCGCCTTGGCGGTGCAAGATAGCGGCGTGGGCATCGATCCCAGCGAACATGAGAAAGTCTTTGATCGTTTCTATCGTACCGAAAATCCGCTAAAAATTGAGGCTGGTGGTACGGGCTTGGGGCTTTCGCTAGTACGTCCATTAATCCAACTGATGGGTGGGCGGATTTGGCTTGAAAGTGTGGTCAATCAAGGCACAACTTTCACCTTTATTATGCCAGTCGCCGCTGATTAA
- a CDS encoding LCP family protein: protein MECQDVRRQLAAGIRPAVRPPERAQMGFHIANCADCYALLEVLQVEEQRQLLTTLLEEPVVAAPTPTSAPTATKPTRRWPLAVFGMLALLIFGGGWWWWSTPAEVVGVQVEPSITPAPIIAGGVAEPSLVPVIQPTATAQTIAANQPSVTPHPTNTPRPSATPRPLAAMTVAILGLDRRPGETEPARADALLILHLNPRNQSAALVSLPRDLWVALPPEYGFSVKLNAAYMYGEGDNGDTEAGAELARQTLSTTIGQPIDAVVVTTFEEMITMVDLIGGIDVDVPKEIYDSRYPTFDYGYMEAHFLPGMQHMDGATALIYSRTRHADNDFERGKRQQQVLLAIFARLQNLMQANNSVDNIELISSLYNTLEYTSIDLPTTVRLVLAIQNFDPTEIQRESIDLTYGYETSTSDGAYIIQPDLPAIQARIAELFK, encoded by the coding sequence ATGGAATGTCAAGACGTGCGCCGCCAACTTGCGGCAGGAATTCGTCCGGCGGTACGCCCGCCCGAACGTGCTCAAATGGGTTTCCATATTGCCAATTGTGCCGATTGCTATGCCTTATTAGAAGTATTGCAGGTTGAAGAGCAACGCCAATTATTAACAACCCTGCTTGAAGAACCAGTGGTTGCAGCGCCAACGCCTACTTCAGCACCAACTGCTACCAAACCAACCCGCCGTTGGCCGTTAGCAGTTTTTGGCATGCTTGCATTGCTAATTTTTGGCGGTGGTTGGTGGTGGTGGAGCACGCCTGCCGAGGTAGTTGGGGTCCAAGTCGAGCCAAGCATTACCCCAGCCCCAATTATTGCAGGCGGCGTGGCCGAACCCAGCTTGGTTCCAGTGATTCAGCCAACTGCTACAGCCCAAACCATCGCCGCAAATCAGCCAAGTGTCACTCCGCACCCAACCAATACTCCGCGCCCGAGCGCTACCCCTCGACCGTTAGCCGCCATGACGGTGGCAATTTTGGGTTTGGATCGACGGCCTGGCGAAACGGAGCCAGCGCGGGCTGATGCCTTGTTGATTTTGCATCTCAATCCACGCAATCAAAGCGCGGCCTTGGTTTCCTTACCCCGCGATTTATGGGTGGCTCTGCCGCCCGAATATGGCTTCTCGGTCAAATTGAATGCTGCCTATATGTATGGTGAGGGCGATAATGGCGATACTGAAGCCGGAGCCGAATTGGCACGCCAAACCCTAAGCACCACCATAGGTCAGCCAATTGATGCAGTGGTGGTCACGACCTTTGAAGAAATGATCACGATGGTTGATTTAATTGGTGGCATTGATGTTGATGTGCCCAAAGAAATTTACGATTCGCGCTACCCAACCTTTGATTATGGCTATATGGAAGCGCACTTTTTGCCAGGCATGCAGCATATGGATGGCGCAACAGCGCTGATTTATAGCCGCACCCGCCATGCCGACAACGATTTTGAGCGTGGCAAACGTCAACAGCAGGTGCTTTTGGCAATTTTTGCCCGCTTACAAAACCTCATGCAAGCCAATAATAGCGTTGATAACATCGAATTGATTAGCTCGTTGTACAATACCCTAGAATATACCAGCATCGATTTGCCAACGACCGTGCGTTTGGTGCTGGCAATCCAGAATTTCGACCCGACTGAAATTCAACGCGAATCGATTGATTTAACCTATGGCTATGAAACTAGCACCAGCGATGGTGCTTACATCATTCAACCAGATTTACCAGCAATTCAAGCCCGAATTGCCGAATTATTCAAGTAG
- a CDS encoding anti-sigma regulatory factor, giving the protein MSREPLTQTIAREVDVYIAVSHGREVSRGLGFDDVDRTRIEIAILELTRNILAHAERGSITVREIELNEQRGIEIEASDNGPGIADTTLALRDGYSTKQTLGTGLPGVKRLMDEFEIESQVGVGTVVRARRWLPRRRERGGL; this is encoded by the coding sequence ATGAGTCGTGAACCTCTGACCCAAACGATTGCTCGTGAGGTTGATGTCTACATCGCGGTCAGCCATGGACGTGAAGTATCACGTGGCCTAGGCTTTGATGATGTTGATCGTACACGGATTGAAATTGCGATTTTAGAATTAACGCGCAATATTTTGGCTCACGCCGAACGCGGTAGCATAACCGTGCGCGAAATTGAACTCAACGAGCAACGTGGTATCGAAATCGAGGCAAGCGACAATGGACCAGGCATCGCAGATACAACCCTTGCCTTACGTGATGGCTATAGCACCAAGCAGACCCTTGGCACGGGCTTGCCTGGGGTTAAACGTTTGATGGACGAATTCGAAATTGAATCCCAAGTTGGTGTTGGCACGGTCGTTCGAGCACGACGGTGGCTCCCACGTCGGCGCGAACGCGGAGGACTATAA
- a CDS encoding L-threonylcarbamoyladenylate synthase gives MNTNVIDFDDAGLAFALAQLQQGQILCFPTDTVYGIGGSALDEVAIAQVFQAKARPAAVALPALLADLADLPKVARDIPDLAWGLAEAWWPGGLTLVLSAVAHLPKLLTGGKATIAVRVPNHGQLRNLIRQFATPIAGTSANLHGQPTPNTAQAVAEQLAGRVPLVLDGGVATGEQPSTIVDLSSEQPTILRQGVISAAQLSPWLEA, from the coding sequence ATGAACACCAACGTTATCGATTTTGATGATGCCGGTTTGGCCTTCGCCTTAGCGCAATTACAGCAAGGCCAAATTCTGTGCTTTCCAACCGATACCGTCTATGGTATTGGTGGCTCGGCCTTGGATGAAGTAGCGATTGCTCAAGTTTTTCAGGCCAAAGCCCGTCCAGCCGCGGTTGCCTTACCAGCATTATTGGCAGATTTAGCTGATTTGCCCAAGGTGGCACGAGATATCCCCGATTTGGCCTGGGGTTTGGCTGAGGCTTGGTGGCCTGGTGGCTTGACCTTGGTACTGTCAGCGGTCGCCCATCTGCCCAAATTATTAACTGGCGGCAAAGCGACGATAGCTGTGCGTGTGCCAAACCATGGGCAACTACGCAACTTGATTCGCCAATTTGCCACGCCAATCGCTGGAACTAGTGCCAATCTGCATGGTCAGCCAACGCCGAATACCGCCCAAGCTGTCGCTGAGCAACTAGCTGGGCGCGTGCCGTTGGTGCTTGATGGCGGGGTTGCAACGGGCGAACAACCTTCAACAATTGTCGATCTCAGTAGTGAGCAACCAACAATTTTGCGTCAAGGGGTCATTTCAGCGGCGCAACTCAGCCCTTGGTTGGAAGCCTAA
- a CDS encoding SpoIIE family protein phosphatase produces MRLNWSAQTRSKYGQSVSGDGYAVIESQNSILIAVIDGLGGGAEAAKPTKLALEELHQHATRPLKELIERCHKALHGTRGAVIGLLRLEFDHLRASYIGVGNIGIHVISDRVIKPISKNGILGHNQLPSLLEMTYTFNLGDIFVLYSDGISTRMITDSALHHAIENPEALAISLMERYGKTTDDVTILIAQTQ; encoded by the coding sequence ATGAGATTAAATTGGAGCGCCCAAACGCGCAGCAAATATGGTCAATCGGTCTCTGGCGATGGCTATGCTGTGATCGAAAGTCAAAATAGTATCTTAATTGCGGTGATCGATGGCCTTGGTGGGGGCGCAGAAGCTGCCAAGCCAACCAAATTAGCCTTAGAAGAATTGCATCAACATGCCACCCGACCGCTCAAGGAATTGATCGAGCGTTGTCATAAGGCACTCCATGGCACACGCGGCGCAGTGATCGGCTTACTCCGCTTGGAGTTCGATCATCTTCGTGCAAGCTATATTGGCGTAGGTAATATAGGTATTCATGTCATCAGCGATCGGGTGATTAAGCCTATTTCCAAAAATGGCATTCTTGGGCATAATCAATTGCCAAGCCTGCTGGAAATGACCTATACCTTTAATCTCGGTGATATTTTTGTGTTGTATAGCGACGGTATTTCAACGCGTATGATTACCGATTCGGCCTTGCATCACGCGATCGAAAACCCCGAAGCCTTGGCGATCAGCCTAATGGAACGCTATGGCAAAACCACCGATGATGTCACGATTCTGATTGCTCAAACTCAGTAG